A single region of the Lysinibacillus sp. B2A1 genome encodes:
- the livG gene encoding high-affinity branched-chain amino acid ABC transporter ATP-binding protein LivG (Part of the ABC transporter complexes LivFGHMJ and LivFGHMK involved in the high-affinity transport of branched-chain amino acids; LivFGHMK is specific for the transport of leucine, while LivFGHMJ is a transporter for leucine, isoleucine, and valine): MTNKELILSVENLTKIFGGVVAVDNVSFTINKGEIFAVIGPNGAGKTTLFNMITGVLPSSSGNVYFQGKRLTRKKPYQIAQAGVTRTFQNLEVFDNMTVIENVMTGAHITMKTNIISAGLRLPTVVKEEVQTMERALQCLKDVGIAEFAYEMSDKLPYGNQRLLEIARAAISKPQLILLDEPMAGLNAEESRQLVDVILKMRADGMTFLFVEHDMETVMSISDRLVVLDNGVKIGEGNPEEIYQNPQVLAAYLGDDEEEGVEYA, encoded by the coding sequence ATGACTAATAAAGAGCTCATCTTAAGTGTAGAAAACTTAACAAAGATTTTTGGCGGCGTGGTTGCTGTAGACAATGTATCATTCACAATTAATAAAGGTGAAATTTTCGCAGTTATTGGTCCTAATGGAGCTGGTAAAACAACACTTTTCAATATGATTACTGGAGTATTGCCTAGTTCATCCGGAAATGTGTACTTTCAAGGTAAGCGATTAACACGTAAAAAACCATATCAAATTGCACAAGCTGGTGTGACAAGAACATTTCAAAACTTAGAAGTCTTTGATAATATGACCGTCATCGAAAATGTGATGACTGGGGCACATATTACGATGAAAACAAACATTATATCAGCAGGTTTACGATTACCGACTGTCGTCAAAGAGGAAGTTCAAACAATGGAAAGGGCATTACAATGTTTAAAGGACGTAGGAATTGCCGAATTTGCCTATGAGATGTCAGATAAATTGCCTTATGGTAATCAGCGGCTACTTGAAATTGCGCGTGCAGCAATTTCAAAACCACAACTAATTTTATTAGATGAGCCAATGGCAGGTCTGAACGCTGAAGAATCCAGACAATTAGTTGACGTAATTTTGAAAATGCGCGCGGACGGTATGACATTTTTATTTGTTGAACATGACATGGAAACGGTTATGTCCATTTCAGATCGTTTAGTAGTTTTGGATAATGGCGTCAAAATCGGAGAAGGCAACCCTGAAGAGATTTACCAAAATCCACAAGTCTTGGCAGCATACTTGGGCGATGATGAGGAAGAAGGTGTAGAGTATGCTTAA
- the livF gene encoding branched-chain amino acid ABC transporter ATP-binding protein (with LivGHMJ and LivGHMK is part of the high-affinity branched-chain amino acid transport system; LivFGHMK is specific for the transport of leucine, while LivFGHMJ is a transporter for leucine, isoleucine, and valine) produces the protein MLKIENLHTYHGYLHVLDGINFELLEGELLSIVGSNGAGKSTLLGTLAGIYTPTEGKIEYKGFDITRDGVQRTVAKGICLVPERRQIFSSLSVKDNLMLGSYHRYKKDKKTIHRDYEEIVELFPRLKQMLNRPGGLLSGGEQQMVAIGRGLMANPKVLMLDEPSLGLAPLIVKDIMNILRRLCDERGATIILVEQNVKAALKVADRACVLAHGQMTISGTAQELLNNSKVQEAYFGIPQKKPTALAKVKV, from the coding sequence ATGCTTAAAATCGAAAATCTACATACCTATCATGGGTATTTACACGTCCTTGATGGTATAAATTTTGAGTTATTAGAAGGAGAATTACTGTCAATTGTTGGATCAAATGGTGCAGGGAAAAGTACGCTACTTGGTACTCTAGCTGGTATATATACGCCAACTGAAGGGAAAATCGAATACAAGGGATTTGATATTACTAGAGATGGTGTTCAAAGGACGGTTGCCAAAGGTATCTGTTTAGTACCTGAACGAAGACAAATTTTTTCTTCATTATCTGTAAAAGACAATCTCATGCTCGGTTCTTATCATCGTTATAAGAAAGATAAGAAAACGATTCATCGTGACTACGAAGAAATCGTAGAATTATTTCCACGCTTAAAGCAAATGCTCAATCGTCCTGGTGGTTTACTTTCAGGTGGGGAACAACAAATGGTAGCGATTGGAAGGGGGTTGATGGCCAATCCTAAAGTATTAATGCTAGATGAGCCCTCATTAGGACTCGCGCCTTTAATTGTGAAAGATATTATGAATATTTTACGTAGACTGTGTGATGAACGTGGTGCAACGATTATTTTGGTAGAACAGAACGTAAAAGCAGCATTAAAGGTAGCTGACCGTGCCTGTGTATTAGCGCATGGTCAAATGACAATTTCAGGTACAGCACAAGAATTATTAAATAATTCAAAAGTACAAGAGGCGTACTTCGGTATACCGCAGAAAAAACCAACTGCGCTGGCAAAAGTAAAAGTATAA
- a CDS encoding phenylacetate degradation protein yields MELLELKAGFAKVTLSPATHMLNTHGTVHGGIIFSLADYAFAVASNSYGTTAVGVTNTINYMSASFADHKLTAIAQEVKKTRRLAWYRIDVLSNDELCATMEAMVYRKNESFIG; encoded by the coding sequence ATGGAATTACTAGAATTGAAAGCAGGATTTGCGAAAGTGACACTTTCACCAGCTACTCATATGCTGAACACACACGGTACTGTACACGGAGGCATTATTTTTTCACTAGCTGATTATGCCTTTGCAGTGGCAAGTAATTCTTATGGAACAACAGCTGTTGGTGTGACAAATACGATTAACTACATGAGCGCGAGTTTTGCTGATCACAAACTAACAGCTATCGCTCAGGAAGTGAAAAAGACACGCCGCTTAGCTTGGTATCGCATCGATGTGTTAAGTAACGATGAATTATGCGCAACAATGGAAGCGATGGTTTATCGTAAAAATGAAAGTTTCATTGGATAA
- a CDS encoding phenylacetate--CoA ligase yields MYHPEIETASRGEMEKIQLTRLKKTVERVYNNTSFYKEQFDLLGITPADIQSLADIQKLPFTKKVNLREQYPFGLFSVPMDEVVRIHGSSGTSGKPTIVGYTKNDIDMWSGLLARAIVAAGGRKSDIFHNAYGYGLFTGGIGLHYGAEALGAAVVPISGGNTERQITLLEDFKPRGIAGTPSYILTIAEKMEEMGIDPATNGIEYGIFGAEPWSEEMRRAIENKLKIRALDIYGLSEVMGPGVSIECYEGQNGLHIAEDHFFVEIIDPETLEPVEAGKDGELVITTLTKEALPIIRYRTGDITSITHEKCKCGRTTIRMARVKGRTDDMLIIRGVNVFPSEIERELLQVEGLAPHYQIHILKKGNMDELELHVELTPKLYKEIGGNLNHPLIQMLSRKVKHDLKNACLVSVSLVIENIGSIPRSEGKAIRVIDRRNERREVIQ; encoded by the coding sequence ATGTATCATCCAGAAATTGAAACAGCATCAAGGGGAGAAATGGAAAAGATTCAACTGACACGTTTAAAAAAAACAGTCGAACGAGTATACAATAATACATCTTTTTACAAGGAACAATTCGATCTGCTAGGAATAACGCCTGCTGATATTCAAAGTTTAGCGGATATTCAAAAATTACCATTCACAAAAAAAGTAAATTTGCGTGAACAATATCCATTTGGACTTTTCTCAGTTCCGATGGATGAGGTAGTCCGTATTCACGGCTCCTCAGGTACTAGTGGAAAACCAACAATTGTCGGCTATACAAAAAATGATATCGATATGTGGTCGGGACTTTTAGCTCGTGCTATCGTTGCCGCAGGGGGACGCAAATCAGATATTTTCCATAATGCTTACGGATATGGCCTATTTACAGGTGGAATTGGTCTACACTACGGCGCTGAAGCATTAGGCGCAGCAGTTGTACCGATTTCAGGTGGCAATACAGAACGACAAATTACATTACTTGAAGACTTTAAACCACGTGGCATTGCAGGTACACCATCCTATATTTTGACCATAGCTGAGAAAATGGAAGAAATGGGGATTGATCCTGCAACAAATGGGATTGAGTACGGGATATTTGGTGCAGAACCTTGGTCAGAGGAAATGCGCCGTGCTATAGAGAACAAATTAAAAATTCGTGCTTTAGATATTTACGGTTTAAGTGAAGTCATGGGGCCTGGTGTATCAATAGAATGTTATGAAGGTCAAAATGGCTTACATATCGCAGAAGATCATTTCTTTGTGGAAATTATCGATCCTGAGACATTAGAACCTGTAGAGGCTGGCAAAGATGGTGAACTGGTTATTACCACTTTAACAAAGGAAGCGCTACCAATTATTCGCTATCGAACTGGTGATATTACTTCAATTACACATGAAAAGTGTAAATGTGGACGTACAACAATACGCATGGCTCGTGTTAAAGGACGTACGGATGACATGTTGATTATTAGAGGAGTGAATGTTTTCCCATCAGAAATTGAGCGTGAATTACTACAAGTTGAAGGTTTGGCCCCACACTATCAAATTCATATATTGAAGAAAGGGAATATGGATGAACTGGAACTACATGTGGAGTTAACACCAAAGTTATATAAGGAGATTGGTGGAAACCTAAATCATCCGCTGATTCAAATGTTATCAAGAAAAGTAAAACATGATTTAAAAAATGCTTGTTTAGTTTCTGTTAGTCTTGTGATTGAAAACATCGGTTCTATTCCTCGATCAGAAGGAAAGGCAATTCGTGTCATTGATCGGAGAAATGAGCGGCGGGAGGTTATTCAATGA
- a CDS encoding ferredoxin--NADP(+) reductase (catalyzes the oxidation of ferredoxin with NADP), with translation MIETEQIKDVTIIGGGPIGMFAAFYGGMRGMSVKIIESLPQLGGQLAALYPEKYIYDIAGFPKIRAQDLIYNLKEQMNTFPVDVCTKESVLTIEKGEDGIFKLVTTSGIHYSRTILITAGNGAFKVRTLEFDGEEKYAEHNLHYFINDLNAFKDRNVMVFGGGDSAVDWAMMLEPIAKKVTIVHRRDKFRAHEHSIENLMQSSVEVITPYVPEELIGEKIITHVKLKHAKDETIKPIYGIDDVIVNFGFVSSLGAIKDWGLEISKNSIVVNSRMETNIPGIYAAGDICTYDGKVKLIVSGFGEAPTAISNAKVYIDPTSKVQPLHSTSLMEEKKKQFT, from the coding sequence ATGATTGAAACAGAACAAATAAAAGATGTGACGATTATTGGGGGAGGACCTATTGGCATGTTTGCCGCCTTTTATGGCGGTATGCGTGGCATGAGCGTAAAAATTATTGAAAGCCTCCCTCAATTGGGAGGCCAGCTAGCAGCGCTTTATCCAGAGAAATATATTTATGATATTGCTGGTTTCCCTAAAATACGCGCTCAAGATCTTATCTACAATTTAAAAGAGCAAATGAATACATTTCCAGTAGATGTCTGTACAAAAGAATCTGTATTAACCATTGAAAAAGGTGAAGATGGTATTTTCAAACTTGTTACGACAAGCGGAATTCATTACTCTCGTACAATTCTTATCACTGCAGGAAATGGTGCTTTCAAAGTTCGTACACTTGAGTTCGATGGGGAAGAGAAGTATGCAGAACATAATTTACATTACTTCATCAATGATCTTAATGCTTTCAAAGATCGTAACGTCATGGTATTTGGAGGTGGCGATTCAGCAGTAGATTGGGCTATGATGCTAGAACCAATCGCTAAAAAAGTAACAATCGTACACAGACGCGATAAATTCCGTGCACATGAACATAGTATAGAAAATCTGATGCAATCTTCTGTTGAGGTGATTACTCCATATGTACCTGAAGAGCTAATTGGGGAAAAAATTATCACTCATGTTAAATTAAAACATGCGAAAGATGAAACAATCAAACCAATCTATGGGATAGATGATGTTATTGTAAACTTTGGTTTTGTTTCATCATTAGGTGCAATTAAGGACTGGGGCTTAGAAATTAGCAAAAACTCCATCGTAGTCAATTCTCGCATGGAAACGAACATCCCTGGTATTTACGCTGCTGGTGATATTTGTACGTATGATGGAAAAGTAAAGTTAATTGTCAGTGGCTTCGGGGAAGCGCCAACAGCTATTAGTAATGCGAAGGTTTACATTGACCCAACATCTAAAGTACAGCCGTTGCATAGTACGAGTTTAATGGAAGAAAAGAAGAAACAGTTTACCTGA
- a CDS encoding ferredoxin: MAKFTRVDQTTCIACGACGASAPEIFDYNDEGIAYVILDDNKGCQEVPEDLYDDLEDAMEGCPTESIKVASNSERLLDE, translated from the coding sequence ATGGCTAAATTTACAAGAGTAGATCAGACTACATGCATTGCGTGTGGCGCGTGCGGCGCATCAGCTCCGGAAATTTTTGATTATAATGACGAGGGCATTGCATATGTTATTTTAGATGATAACAAAGGCTGTCAAGAAGTACCTGAAGATTTATATGATGATTTAGAGGATGCAATGGAAGGTTGTCCTACAGAATCTATTAAAGTAGCAAGTAACTCTGAAAGATTGCTAGACGAATAA
- the paaG gene encoding 1,2-phenylacetyl-CoA epoxidase subunit A — MSVATQLSEQKLQEQFEARIAAGDKIEVDDWMPEEYRLALIKLISMHGISEIMGALPEKEWVPKAPTLYRKLGIMAKVQDEMGHGQLLLRVAEDLLKPYGKNRGDLMIDLFEGRLKFHNVFHMETKSWGDAGLIGWLVDGSAIISQTNMLGASYGPYARALQRICAEEVFHAQHGEAIIMALAEGTPEQRELVQDALNRWWESLLFFFGPETKDTTGTSKQDVTIKYKIRVLSNEELRQSFLTKYIPRIQSLGLTVPDPTLHFDEAQQKWIYEQPNWEYFKKIQRNEGPCSQERLTLRRSSYENNAWVREALTALAN, encoded by the coding sequence ATGAGTGTAGCAACACAATTATCTGAACAAAAATTACAAGAGCAGTTTGAGGCACGTATTGCTGCTGGAGACAAAATCGAAGTAGATGATTGGATGCCAGAAGAATATCGATTAGCGCTAATCAAATTAATTTCTATGCATGGTATTAGTGAAATCATGGGTGCACTTCCTGAAAAAGAGTGGGTTCCTAAAGCCCCAACCTTATACCGAAAGCTAGGTATTATGGCAAAAGTACAAGATGAAATGGGCCATGGTCAATTATTATTGCGTGTAGCAGAAGATTTACTAAAACCATATGGGAAAAACCGTGGCGATTTGATGATTGATTTATTCGAGGGCCGTCTTAAATTTCATAATGTATTTCATATGGAAACAAAATCCTGGGGTGATGCAGGATTAATCGGATGGCTTGTAGATGGTTCAGCCATCATCTCACAAACAAATATGTTAGGTGCTTCTTACGGACCATATGCACGTGCTTTACAACGAATTTGTGCAGAAGAAGTCTTCCACGCACAGCATGGTGAAGCTATCATTATGGCGCTAGCAGAAGGAACACCTGAACAACGTGAACTAGTGCAAGATGCATTAAATCGATGGTGGGAATCATTGTTATTCTTCTTTGGTCCAGAAACAAAGGATACAACAGGCACAAGCAAACAGGATGTAACAATTAAATACAAAATTCGCGTGTTATCAAACGAAGAATTACGTCAAAGTTTCTTAACAAAGTACATTCCACGTATTCAATCGTTAGGTTTAACAGTTCCAGATCCAACTTTACACTTCGATGAGGCACAACAAAAATGGATTTATGAACAACCAAACTGGGAATATTTCAAGAAAATTCAACGCAATGAAGGTCCATGTTCACAAGAACGTCTAACACTTCGTCGCTCATCTTACGAAAATAATGCGTGGGTACGTGAAGCATTAACGGCACTAGCAAATTAA
- the paaH gene encoding 1,2-phenylacetyl-CoA epoxidase subunit B, with protein sequence MEKESFYQEFEVFSKRTPTSHFQHQFSLLAPNGEIALVMAQENFMRREPVVDIWVVNRKHVHGLTQESKQALQRLDNKDYRTTKGYGYLKKKWRHYEQGMLDEKEILSWAGGGKKDE encoded by the coding sequence GTGGAAAAAGAATCTTTCTATCAAGAATTTGAAGTATTTAGTAAACGAACACCAACATCCCATTTCCAGCATCAATTCAGTCTTCTAGCGCCAAACGGAGAAATAGCTCTAGTGATGGCTCAGGAAAACTTTATGCGACGTGAACCTGTCGTAGACATTTGGGTAGTAAATCGTAAACATGTACATGGCTTAACACAAGAAAGCAAACAAGCATTACAACGTTTAGATAATAAAGACTATCGTACCACAAAAGGCTATGGATATTTAAAGAAAAAATGGAGGCACTATGAACAAGGAATGCTAGATGAAAAAGAAATCCTTTCTTGGGCTGGAGGAGGTAAAAAAGATGAGTAA
- the paaI gene encoding phenylacetate-CoA oxygenase subunit PaaI encodes MSKEVTPEFKKSVTTLLYQLADDDYLFSYRGSEWLGLAPHIEEDVAFSSITQDTMGHAKLYYTLLEELGEGNSDSLAQLRPKEERSNSLLVERPNGEGYYKEAPNYDWGYAVARNFIYSTAKKAKIEALKESSYSPIQEIVTKISAELYYHQMHWTAWFTQLFTATEESRSRMIAALEEVIKDAGDLFSYGDVAPRLATFDLIESEEALKERWFAIIKPTFESIKIAVPVLPTPTINGRNGQHTDDLTSAIETMSEVYRSDVAASW; translated from the coding sequence ATGAGTAAAGAAGTAACTCCTGAATTTAAAAAATCAGTAACTACGTTGCTATATCAATTAGCAGATGATGATTATTTATTCTCTTATCGCGGCTCAGAATGGCTTGGGTTAGCACCTCATATTGAAGAAGACGTTGCTTTCTCATCTATTACACAAGATACAATGGGGCACGCAAAACTATACTACACATTGTTAGAAGAACTTGGTGAAGGTAATTCAGATTCTTTAGCGCAGCTTCGACCAAAAGAAGAACGTAGCAATAGTCTACTTGTTGAGCGTCCAAACGGTGAAGGTTACTACAAAGAAGCACCAAATTATGATTGGGGCTATGCGGTTGCACGTAATTTTATCTATTCAACTGCAAAAAAAGCAAAAATTGAAGCCTTAAAAGAAAGCAGCTATAGTCCAATCCAAGAAATCGTTACAAAAATTAGTGCTGAACTATACTACCACCAAATGCATTGGACAGCTTGGTTTACTCAATTATTTACAGCAACAGAAGAATCACGTTCACGCATGATTGCAGCATTAGAAGAAGTCATCAAAGATGCAGGCGATTTATTCTCTTATGGAGATGTAGCACCACGCTTAGCAACATTTGATTTAATTGAATCTGAAGAAGCCTTAAAAGAACGCTGGTTTGCGATTATTAAACCAACATTTGAATCAATAAAAATCGCTGTACCTGTACTACCAACACCTACAATCAATGGCCGTAATGGTCAACATACAGATGATTTAACATCAGCGATTGAGACAATGTCAGAGGTTTATCGTTCAGATGTAGCAGCGAGTTGGTAA
- the paaJ gene encoding phenylacetate-CoA oxygenase subunit PaaJ, protein MITTELYETHIYEVLDTVKDPEIDTVSIIDLGMIERVQINDGHVRIEVLPTFSGCPALTIIQQNIEKAISQLENVREVAVVFINNPTWTSDRVTAKGREGLKQFGIAPPPRFLKEDGSWHVDCPYCGSTYVTIENIFGPTACRSILYCKSCKNPFEAMKLISTSM, encoded by the coding sequence ATGATAACTACCGAATTGTACGAGACTCACATCTATGAAGTATTGGATACAGTGAAAGATCCTGAAATCGATACGGTAAGCATTATTGATCTTGGCATGATTGAACGTGTTCAAATTAATGATGGCCATGTACGTATTGAAGTGCTACCAACATTTTCAGGATGTCCTGCACTGACAATCATTCAACAAAATATCGAAAAAGCGATTTCTCAATTAGAAAACGTTCGTGAAGTAGCTGTCGTTTTTATTAATAATCCTACTTGGACTTCCGATCGTGTAACAGCAAAAGGTCGAGAGGGCTTAAAGCAATTCGGCATAGCCCCTCCACCTCGATTTTTAAAAGAAGATGGTTCTTGGCATGTAGATTGCCCCTACTGTGGTTCTACGTATGTCACGATTGAAAATATATTTGGTCCAACAGCATGCCGCAGTATTTTATATTGCAAGAGCTGTAAAAACCCGTTTGAGGCAATGAAATTAATTTCTACTTCAATGTAG
- a CDS encoding EthD family reductase: protein MAKLVALYKHPADKAAFDEHYENVHTPITAKIPGLREMKVTKFSSTPMGTDSPYYLMCEMTYDSPEDLKNGLRSPEGKASGKDLMSFASDIVTLIVGEDA from the coding sequence ATGGCTAAATTAGTCGCATTATATAAACACCCTGCAGATAAGGCAGCATTTGACGAGCACTATGAAAACGTACACACACCAATTACTGCAAAAATTCCAGGTTTACGTGAAATGAAAGTAACAAAGTTCAGTTCAACACCAATGGGTACAGATTCACCTTATTATTTAATGTGTGAAATGACATATGATAGCCCAGAAGATTTAAAAAATGGGCTGCGTTCTCCAGAAGGTAAAGCATCAGGAAAAGATTTAATGAGCTTTGCGAGTGACATCGTTACACTCATTGTCGGTGAAGATGCGTAA
- a CDS encoding enoyl-CoA hydratase (Catalyzes the reversible hydration of unsaturated fatty acyl-CoA to beta-hydroxyacyl-CoA) produces the protein MAAFTFIEVMIDNGVGYIYLNRPRQYNSLNRSMIREIMHAMEQFDRDGYVQVIVVAGHGKAFSSGADIDEMATDNTVHLELLNQFADWDRIAQIKKPIIGSVKGFVFGGGFELALCCDLLIAAEGTEFSFPEINLGVMPGAGGTQRLTKLVGRTKALEWIWGAARITAEEALTHGIINKIVQPEVLMEETQKVAIMLTKKPALAVRLIKESVNKAVDYSLYEGMQFERKNFYLLFSSEDQKEGMQAFVEKRQPNFKGR, from the coding sequence ATGGCAGCATTCACATTTATTGAAGTAATGATTGACAATGGGGTTGGGTATATCTATTTAAACCGTCCTCGCCAATACAATTCATTAAATCGTTCGATGATACGCGAAATTATGCATGCGATGGAACAATTTGACCGTGACGGCTACGTACAAGTGATTGTCGTAGCAGGGCATGGAAAAGCTTTTTCATCGGGTGCCGATATCGACGAAATGGCTACAGACAATACTGTTCATTTAGAGTTACTAAATCAGTTTGCTGACTGGGACCGTATCGCTCAAATTAAAAAGCCTATTATCGGTAGCGTCAAAGGGTTTGTTTTCGGTGGTGGCTTTGAATTAGCACTTTGTTGTGATTTATTAATTGCAGCGGAAGGCACCGAATTTAGTTTCCCAGAAATTAACCTCGGTGTTATGCCTGGAGCAGGTGGTACACAACGTCTAACAAAATTAGTAGGACGTACAAAAGCATTGGAGTGGATTTGGGGTGCCGCCCGCATTACGGCCGAAGAAGCACTCACACATGGCATAATCAACAAAATTGTACAACCAGAAGTATTAATGGAAGAAACACAGAAAGTAGCGATAATGCTCACGAAAAAACCAGCACTCGCTGTACGCCTTATTAAAGAGTCTGTCAACAAAGCTGTCGACTACTCACTTTATGAAGGTATGCAGTTTGAACGGAAAAATTTCTATCTATTATTCTCTTCAGAAGATCAAAAAGAAGGCATGCAAGCATTCGTTGAAAAACGTCAACCGAACTTTAAGGGGAGATAA
- a CDS encoding 2-(1,2-epoxy-1,2-dihydrophenyl)acetyl-CoA isomerase yields the protein MFETIQYELKESVAYISLNRPDTLNAFTAQMNHEIRNAVKQATADHAVRCIVLRGEGRAFCSGQDLSVIDENMKLGDILTDHYGPMVQQIHSCEKPIIAAVKGAAAGAGFSLALAADFRVMAENSFFMNAFIHVGLIPDSGNLYYLKQLVGDAKALEISILGQRIKPDEAKQLGLATAIYNDDTFEDDVHTFAQQIGQLPTKAIGLIKRNMKAAEHLKFEDFLTYEAQSQSIAGATEDHQEGMKAFTEKRQPQFSGQ from the coding sequence ATGTTTGAAACTATTCAATATGAGCTTAAAGAATCTGTGGCATATATTTCGTTAAATCGTCCTGATACATTAAATGCATTTACAGCACAAATGAATCATGAAATTCGCAATGCTGTTAAGCAAGCGACTGCAGATCATGCAGTACGTTGCATTGTGTTACGTGGTGAAGGACGTGCATTTTGTTCCGGTCAAGACCTATCTGTAATCGACGAAAATATGAAACTCGGTGATATTTTAACTGACCATTATGGCCCAATGGTGCAACAAATACATAGCTGCGAAAAACCAATTATCGCAGCTGTGAAAGGTGCCGCAGCAGGTGCTGGCTTTAGTCTAGCACTTGCCGCAGATTTTCGTGTAATGGCGGAAAATTCCTTCTTTATGAATGCCTTCATTCATGTAGGTCTCATTCCAGATTCGGGGAATTTATACTACTTAAAACAATTAGTAGGTGACGCTAAAGCACTTGAAATTTCTATACTCGGGCAACGCATTAAACCAGATGAAGCCAAACAATTAGGATTAGCAACCGCTATCTATAACGATGACACATTTGAAGATGATGTCCATACGTTTGCCCAACAGATTGGACAGCTACCAACTAAAGCAATTGGCTTAATTAAACGTAATATGAAGGCAGCAGAACACCTCAAGTTTGAAGACTTCCTTACGTATGAAGCACAAAGCCAAAGTATTGCCGGTGCTACAGAGGATCATCAAGAAGGTATGAAAGCATTTACAGAAAAAAGACAGCCTCAATTTAGTGGACAATAA